A region from the Desulfomarina profundi genome encodes:
- a CDS encoding tyrosine-protein phosphatase, whose translation MIDIHCHILPGIDDGPRDLKTALKMARLAAKDGITEVVATPHCFDGVYDCQQYDIRNLCKDFDIILQRENIQLRVVPGAEIRLTPEFLDLVEQDKILTLGNFGRDVLLELPDVFLPGAVYELFKLLRNKKVRCIVAHPERNSLILSNNQILEGMVNAGASLQITAGSLTGIFGKEPQVLARKILEMSCSRFLASDGHCIKKRKPVMAKAIKIVRKLVGDEIARKMVLMEFN comes from the coding sequence TTGATTGACATTCATTGTCATATTTTACCGGGAATTGATGATGGTCCTCGGGATCTGAAAACAGCGTTAAAAATGGCTCGTTTAGCGGCCAAGGATGGAATCACTGAAGTTGTCGCCACGCCACATTGTTTTGATGGTGTCTATGATTGTCAGCAATATGATATCAGGAACCTCTGTAAAGATTTTGATATTATTTTACAGCGGGAAAATATTCAATTGCGGGTAGTTCCTGGTGCGGAAATACGATTAACACCTGAGTTTTTAGATCTGGTTGAGCAGGATAAGATACTTACACTCGGAAATTTTGGGCGAGATGTACTTCTCGAATTACCTGATGTTTTTTTACCTGGTGCGGTTTATGAATTATTCAAATTGTTGCGTAACAAAAAAGTTAGGTGTATAGTTGCTCACCCTGAAAGGAATTCATTAATTTTGTCTAATAACCAGATATTAGAAGGGATGGTGAATGCGGGGGCCTCCCTGCAGATAACCGCAGGCAGTTTGACAGGCATTTTCGGAAAAGAACCCCAGGTACTTGCGCGCAAAATCCTGGAAATGTCCTGTAGTCGATTCCTGGCTTCAGATGGTCATTGTATTAAAAAACGAAAGCCTGTTATGGCAAAGGCAATAAAAATTGTCAGGAAACTGGTTGGAGATGAAATAGCCCGGAAAATGGTTTTGATGGAATTCAATTGA
- a CDS encoding methyl-accepting chemotaxis protein, with product MDEKRSLNLKRRQYFINRQFQTRFILKFIVVLLFGAILSTIITIVSTQETLTSTFNGSRLVIEKTALAILPSVIVTNIITTAVVGIVALLLTLVISHKIAGPMFRFEKDLEDISQGDLRKEVRIRNGDQFTGVAQNLNEMVGSLNRRLSDVRLQLEKISENAAAQNVPQAFLDELEECRKSIDSNFKL from the coding sequence ATGGATGAAAAAAGATCTCTGAATCTGAAAAGAAGACAGTATTTCATTAACAGACAATTTCAGACCCGTTTCATTTTGAAGTTTATTGTTGTTTTACTTTTTGGTGCAATCCTGTCAACGATTATCACTATAGTTTCCACTCAGGAAACGCTGACATCAACATTTAACGGTTCCAGGCTGGTAATAGAGAAGACTGCTCTGGCAATTCTACCTTCTGTCATAGTGACTAATATTATTACCACTGCGGTGGTTGGTATAGTGGCTCTTCTGCTGACTCTTGTCATATCGCATAAAATTGCAGGACCGATGTTTCGTTTTGAAAAAGATCTGGAGGATATTTCGCAGGGAGATTTGAGGAAGGAAGTGCGGATCAGAAATGGAGATCAGTTTACCGGTGTGGCTCAAAATCTCAATGAAATGGTTGGCAGTTTGAATCGAAGACTTTCCGATGTCAGGTTGCAGTTGGAGAAAATATCTGAAAATGCAGCAGCTCAGAATGTACCACAGGCTTTTCTGGATGAGTTGGAAGAATGTCGAAAGAGTATCGACTCAAATTTCAAACTGTAA
- a CDS encoding peptidylprolyl isomerase, giving the protein MKYTILIMGIVFSLFGCSGDSAKEEHFLVRVNDYRISRDDVDAMLKYEAQLNSNFYLSEDTRANFIKDLIQTQLLIQEAKKRELDQRESFRQTIQRYWESTLIRDLLQEKGTQIQKTVIVSEEEIEAYYKKNKDNLPEGREEEMKKEIARILEQKKVTARLEEWIEDLKAGAVIEIQDPGLAEKVNQKSN; this is encoded by the coding sequence TTGAAATATACGATTTTAATAATGGGGATAGTTTTTTCTCTGTTTGGATGTTCTGGAGATTCGGCAAAGGAAGAACATTTTTTAGTACGGGTTAATGACTACAGAATATCTCGTGATGATGTGGATGCAATGCTCAAATATGAGGCACAGCTTAACAGCAATTTTTACTTATCTGAGGACACCCGGGCAAATTTCATAAAAGACCTTATTCAGACGCAACTGCTTATCCAGGAAGCAAAAAAAAGGGAGCTGGATCAGCGGGAAAGTTTTCGTCAGACAATTCAACGGTATTGGGAAAGTACTCTTATCCGTGATCTTCTGCAGGAAAAAGGAACTCAGATCCAAAAAACGGTTATTGTCTCCGAAGAAGAAATTGAGGCATATTATAAAAAAAATAAAGATAATCTTCCTGAAGGGCGTGAAGAGGAAATGAAAAAGGAAATAGCGCGAATTCTGGAACAGAAGAAGGTAACAGCGCGCCTGGAAGAATGGATCGAGGATTTAAAGGCCGGGGCCGTGATAGAAATACAGGACCCTGGATTGGCGGAAAAAGTAAATCAAAAAAGCAACTGA
- a CDS encoding CHASE2 domain-containing protein, which translates to MHRLRPYNRFLSPFLTIMFCLLVGRTEIYPWLSDIALDLLFNIRGTAETSQSIVIVGVDEHSLKKLGAWPFDRRVHGRLLGKLKQATAIGFDILFDRPAVGDEYFRRVVSESPPVSVAIAGDYNGRMIFPSPSLGSKIKKGHIETILGTAGRVKQVVLKPPHGFPVLALSVYGEDAVSSWSNLFEPRIINFYGPEFTFLYVSYADVLSGEIKPEFFKDRYVLVGARARALGDVHLIPFSRKYPLPGVEVQATILNNLLEESFLQPLSWLNYLYILVIFLIALIVWPGGRVRRNLLVLLLCGGIISLVAIAGFHGGLFIDPSIPLFVLLTAYTFHLVVQGFWVARELVAEIKWLEKQLKEGVEQVYETLPTVFQKKKGQSGGYWSGGLRNHLFVMQESIRALTLQHHFVNHLLSKETPPLALWEKGSGEMVLTNTSFTSFWNEVSGNKAALPGFEEFLSFLSEKQPEDEKNEVLQLDSLLAHGDRVVDIDLLQGGWKRYCRVLLHGVDNPVSCFHGILASFTDVTEIKELERLKGEVMNIVSHELKLPLTTILGYGEMLTVSLENDEKMYAEEICSQSRRLGKMIEDFLDIARVESGRYKINRFPLDMLSVVYDAKSAIEHMADTKDIDLVIKVPHRVTPILGDEPLLTQAILNLLDNAVKFSPKKSRVVFSMSEQEEHLLLSVRDEGPGVAFADRKRIFQKFSRGEVQPEEKGFGLGLSFVKQVVDGHEGSIEVVSGNEGGSEFVMILPK; encoded by the coding sequence ATGCATCGTCTTCGGCCCTATAACCGTTTTCTCAGTCCTTTTCTGACAATAATGTTCTGTCTGCTTGTGGGAAGAACAGAGATCTATCCCTGGTTATCGGATATAGCCCTGGATCTGCTTTTTAATATTCGGGGAACAGCTGAAACCAGTCAGTCAATTGTCATTGTCGGTGTCGATGAACACTCATTGAAAAAATTAGGAGCCTGGCCTTTTGACCGGCGGGTTCATGGCCGACTCCTGGGTAAACTCAAGCAGGCAACAGCAATTGGATTTGATATTCTTTTTGACAGGCCGGCAGTAGGAGATGAGTATTTTCGCAGGGTTGTCAGCGAGAGTCCTCCCGTCAGTGTGGCAATAGCCGGTGATTATAACGGCAGGATGATTTTTCCAAGCCCTTCTCTTGGCAGCAAAATTAAAAAAGGTCATATTGAGACAATTCTCGGTACCGCTGGCCGGGTGAAGCAGGTTGTGCTGAAACCGCCCCATGGGTTCCCTGTTCTCGCTCTCTCAGTTTATGGTGAAGATGCTGTCTCTTCCTGGAGCAATCTTTTTGAGCCCCGGATAATAAACTTTTATGGTCCAGAATTTACATTCCTCTATGTTTCTTATGCTGATGTCCTTTCGGGGGAGATAAAACCGGAATTTTTTAAGGACAGGTATGTTCTGGTGGGTGCCAGAGCTCGAGCCCTTGGAGATGTTCATCTTATTCCTTTCAGCAGAAAATATCCCCTGCCTGGAGTGGAGGTGCAGGCAACAATTCTCAATAATTTGTTGGAAGAGAGTTTTCTGCAACCGCTGTCATGGCTCAATTATCTGTATATTCTGGTAATTTTTCTCATCGCGCTCATCGTATGGCCCGGTGGGAGAGTCAGACGGAACCTGCTGGTTCTTCTTCTTTGTGGAGGAATCATTTCTCTTGTTGCTATTGCCGGTTTTCATGGTGGTCTGTTTATAGATCCGTCGATTCCTCTCTTTGTTTTGCTGACTGCCTATACATTTCATCTTGTTGTCCAGGGATTCTGGGTGGCTCGGGAGCTCGTTGCTGAAATCAAATGGTTGGAAAAACAGCTGAAAGAAGGGGTTGAACAGGTTTATGAAACATTGCCGACGGTTTTTCAGAAAAAGAAGGGACAGTCTGGTGGATATTGGTCCGGAGGTTTGAGGAATCATCTCTTTGTCATGCAAGAAAGTATACGGGCACTGACGTTGCAGCACCATTTTGTCAATCATCTGTTGAGCAAAGAGACGCCACCACTTGCCCTGTGGGAAAAAGGCAGTGGGGAAATGGTTCTGACAAATACCAGTTTTACTTCATTCTGGAACGAAGTTTCTGGAAATAAAGCAGCATTACCCGGTTTTGAAGAGTTCCTGTCCTTTCTTTCAGAAAAGCAGCCGGAAGATGAAAAAAATGAGGTATTGCAGTTGGATTCACTTTTGGCGCATGGAGACAGGGTTGTAGATATCGATCTGTTACAGGGAGGGTGGAAAAGATATTGTCGTGTTCTTCTTCATGGAGTTGATAATCCTGTATCATGTTTTCACGGAATTCTCGCAAGTTTTACGGATGTTACTGAAATAAAGGAACTGGAACGGTTAAAAGGGGAAGTCATGAATATTGTTTCCCATGAACTGAAACTTCCACTTACAACAATTCTCGGATATGGAGAGATGCTCACAGTATCTCTGGAAAATGACGAAAAGATGTATGCTGAAGAGATTTGTTCCCAGTCGAGAAGACTTGGAAAAATGATCGAGGATTTCCTCGATATTGCCAGGGTCGAAAGTGGAAGATATAAAATAAACAGATTTCCCCTGGATATGCTGAGCGTAGTATATGACGCCAAAAGTGCAATAGAGCATATGGCCGATACAAAGGATATTGACCTGGTGATCAAGGTCCCTCACAGGGTAACTCCGATTCTAGGTGATGAGCCTCTGCTGACCCAGGCCATTTTGAATCTACTTGACAATGCAGTTAAGTTCAGCCCGAAAAAAAGCAGAGTGGTTTTTTCAATGTCTGAACAGGAAGAACACCTGTTACTTTCGGTCAGGGATGAGGGTCCTGGTGTAGCCTTTGCGGATAGAAAAAGAATCTTTCAGAAATTCAGTCGAGGGGAAGTTCAGCCGGAAGAAAAAGGTTTTGGCCTTGGGTTGAGCTTCGTGAAACAGGTTGTTGATGGGCATGAAGGCAGCATTGAAGTGGTTTCGGGAAATGAAGGAGGTTCTGAATTTGTAATGATTTTACCGAAGTAG
- a CDS encoding FecR domain-containing protein, whose translation MLLKNQTGKLFFFLLVLLSFSVSPCRSETLIPIIVKDGSNLTHIARDYCNSRDDWKILARINRINPPFTVYPGQTLQVPLSLLLTEKLFAKVDSVSGGVFVLKNDNTLIPLKKGDHVRPGQTVVTEEDGFAFLIFPDNRYTRLAGGTRFSMTYLVRLTDDSMKAEFFLEKGRIVHSVKSRLKRNETFFTKTPVSVTGVRGTEFRMKVTGGNANIIETIKGIVGVQASGKTIAVEKGKGLKVIAGEPPRQPRDLPPSPPLPRLASVYKTLPVVLTVPGLEATTSLRLRVATDSEGMHTAFEQLIKAGQQFTLMALEDRTYYGYLTQIDERHFESLPTGPFEIRVRTVPSAPIITDSLEGKTLFKKNISHKWLRGAEAGKFFIQLARDRNFKTIIEEKIQEESEYTTAELTPGEYYFRLQAIADDGFHSNFSRVDSWKIVEQPSLDNFEPVTGKNVVLRWESMGDGIVYDFQVAKDKEFHSLIVDKSGLVEPSFQFIDYLEPANYYVRVRGVLSDGQVSPWTPYQVLTIEQEPFGILDAGVALFFLTCLVIIL comes from the coding sequence ATGTTACTTAAAAATCAAACAGGAAAGCTGTTTTTCTTTCTGTTGGTATTGTTGTCTTTTTCTGTTTCACCTTGTCGCTCCGAAACTCTAATTCCGATAATTGTAAAGGATGGTAGTAACCTTACACATATTGCCAGGGATTACTGTAATTCTCGTGACGACTGGAAAATTCTTGCCCGAATTAACAGGATTAATCCTCCCTTTACTGTTTACCCCGGACAGACATTGCAGGTGCCTCTTTCCCTTCTATTGACTGAAAAGCTTTTTGCAAAAGTAGATTCGGTCAGTGGGGGTGTTTTCGTTCTGAAAAACGACAATACACTGATACCGTTGAAAAAAGGTGATCATGTAAGGCCAGGTCAGACTGTGGTGACAGAAGAGGATGGATTCGCATTTCTTATTTTCCCCGATAACAGATATACCCGGCTTGCCGGAGGAACCAGATTTTCCATGACGTACCTGGTTCGCCTGACTGACGACAGCATGAAGGCTGAATTTTTTCTTGAAAAGGGTCGTATTGTTCATTCTGTGAAATCAAGGCTGAAACGAAATGAAACATTTTTTACGAAAACTCCTGTATCTGTCACAGGCGTCCGCGGGACAGAATTCAGAATGAAAGTCACTGGCGGAAATGCCAATATTATTGAAACAATTAAGGGTATTGTCGGGGTTCAGGCATCTGGAAAAACAATTGCGGTGGAAAAAGGCAAAGGATTGAAAGTCATAGCCGGGGAACCACCCCGGCAGCCCCGGGATCTGCCACCGTCTCCACCACTTCCAAGGCTTGCCTCTGTATATAAAACTTTGCCGGTTGTCCTGACTGTTCCGGGGCTGGAGGCAACAACATCCCTGCGATTGCGTGTTGCAACTGATTCAGAAGGAATGCATACCGCTTTCGAACAGCTTATAAAAGCTGGCCAACAGTTTACTCTCATGGCCCTTGAAGATCGTACTTACTACGGGTATCTGACGCAGATTGATGAACGACATTTCGAAAGTCTGCCCACAGGACCTTTTGAGATCAGAGTAAGAACAGTTCCATCCGCGCCGATTATTACTGATTCCCTGGAAGGGAAAACACTTTTTAAGAAAAATATCAGCCATAAATGGCTCAGGGGGGCTGAGGCAGGTAAGTTTTTTATTCAACTGGCAAGGGACCGGAATTTTAAGACAATAATTGAAGAAAAAATTCAGGAAGAGAGTGAGTATACAACAGCGGAACTGACTCCAGGAGAGTATTATTTCCGTCTTCAGGCAATAGCTGATGACGGTTTTCATTCAAATTTTTCACGGGTTGATTCCTGGAAAATTGTAGAACAGCCCTCGCTGGACAATTTTGAACCGGTGACCGGGAAAAATGTTGTCTTGCGCTGGGAATCCATGGGAGATGGAATTGTTTATGATTTTCAGGTTGCCAAAGACAAGGAATTTCACAGTCTTATAGTGGATAAGAGTGGTCTTGTGGAGCCCTCTTTCCAATTCATTGATTACCTGGAACCGGCGAATTATTACGTAAGGGTTCGTGGAGTCCTCAGTGATGGTCAGGTCAGTCCCTGGACGCCTTACCAGGTTCTCACAATTGAACAGGAACCTTTCGGGATACTCGATGCCGGTGTGGCTCTTTTTTTTCTGACCTGCCTTGTCATCATTTTATAG
- a CDS encoding response regulator transcription factor, producing the protein MDKFEQEGVSILIVEDDPGILMLLRTFFTARGAIVATEKDGRNVLARVEQNRPDVIILDVIMPHVDGLTVLAVLRQAGLKTPVIMLTDQNTIDDKVKGLEFGADDYVTKPFSTRELLARVKSLLRRSMQKDDNKENEILSVGRLQIQVQAREIVDEDGIKLHFTKTEFDLLCFLARNKNKAVSHAELLKEVMGYNNDIETKALVMHIANMRRKLQKMGDPEFKIVTVAGIGYKLEAA; encoded by the coding sequence ATGGACAAATTTGAACAGGAAGGTGTTTCAATTCTTATTGTGGAAGATGACCCGGGGATCCTCATGTTGTTGCGGACATTTTTTACTGCCCGGGGAGCCATTGTTGCGACTGAAAAAGATGGTAGAAATGTTTTGGCACGGGTTGAACAGAACAGGCCGGATGTCATCATACTTGATGTGATTATGCCCCATGTGGACGGACTGACTGTCCTGGCGGTCTTAAGGCAGGCTGGACTGAAGACGCCGGTTATCATGCTTACCGATCAGAATACGATTGACGATAAGGTGAAAGGGCTCGAGTTTGGAGCAGATGATTATGTTACCAAACCTTTCAGTACGAGAGAACTCCTTGCACGGGTAAAAAGCCTGTTACGCAGAAGCATGCAGAAGGATGATAACAAAGAAAATGAAATCCTTTCGGTCGGGAGGTTGCAGATTCAGGTCCAGGCAAGAGAAATTGTGGATGAAGATGGTATTAAGCTTCATTTCACCAAAACGGAATTTGATCTTCTCTGTTTTCTTGCCCGAAACAAAAATAAAGCAGTTTCCCATGCGGAGTTACTGAAAGAAGTGATGGGATATAATAATGATATTGAAACAAAAGCACTTGTGATGCATATTGCTAATATGCGCAGGAAGCTTCAGAAAATGGGAGATCCTGAATTTAAAATAGTCACAGTGGCCGGAATCGGTTATAAGCTTGAAGCTGCTTGA
- a CDS encoding sigma factor-like helix-turn-helix DNA-binding protein, whose amino-acid sequence MQKAVLQAIDKTLNEKSGDILKRRYGLPPYQNREQSVMKISKIYGVTRGAIYQLEQTALKKLSACLDKSLF is encoded by the coding sequence TTGCAGAAAGCAGTGCTTCAGGCCATTGACAAGACTCTCAATGAAAAAAGCGGTGATATACTCAAACGAAGGTATGGACTCCCACCGTACCAGAACAGGGAGCAGTCTGTAATGAAAATCAGCAAAATCTATGGGGTTACCCGGGGAGCCATCTATCAGCTTGAACAAACGGCATTAAAAAAACTATCTGCCTGTCTTGATAAATCGTTATTCTGA
- a CDS encoding MTH1187 family thiamine-binding protein — translation MYVILDLCLVPMGVGVSVSKYVVACHEVLKKAKLKTELHAYGTNIEGEWDDVMAAVKKCHEKVHEMGAPRITTTVKMGTRTDRSQTIQDKIESVLQKQSE, via the coding sequence ATGTATGTCATTTTAGATCTTTGTCTTGTTCCAATGGGTGTTGGGGTATCTGTTTCAAAATATGTTGTGGCGTGCCATGAAGTTCTGAAAAAGGCGAAATTAAAGACTGAATTGCACGCATACGGCACCAATATTGAAGGGGAATGGGATGATGTTATGGCCGCTGTGAAGAAATGCCATGAAAAGGTCCATGAAATGGGTGCTCCCCGGATCACTACTACAGTGAAAATGGGAACGCGCACGGACCGGTCTCAGACAATTCAAGACAAGATAGAGAGTGTTCTGCAGAAACAGTCAGAATAA
- a CDS encoding YitT family protein — translation MENSIKSILWNLLLLATGSLLFATGANAILVHHKFIIGGLYGTSLLIFYKTGLLSPGIWFFLLNIPLLVIGWIFMSRRFFFYSLFGIVCLTLFSQFLILNFDIHNQLYAAVAGGVICGAGTGIILRSRGSGGGLDIVAIILNQKYNFGVGKFYMIYNALLFSFVLTQYEPDLVIASMIVTFILSIALEQVLALFNQRKIVYIISESQNPIAKMITEELHQGATLINAKGAFSGNDKQLVMTITNNLQLKRLEEKIFTIDPNALFIVENSFNVIGSSFGKRKIY, via the coding sequence ATGGAAAACTCAATTAAATCAATTCTCTGGAATCTCCTGCTTCTGGCGACTGGCTCCCTGCTTTTTGCCACTGGTGCCAATGCCATTCTTGTACATCATAAATTCATCATAGGTGGTCTTTATGGCACGTCGCTGCTCATATTCTATAAAACCGGTCTACTCTCTCCCGGCATCTGGTTTTTTCTGCTGAACATCCCTCTTCTTGTTATCGGCTGGATTTTCATGAGCAGACGTTTCTTTTTTTACAGTCTCTTTGGTATCGTCTGTCTCACTCTTTTCTCTCAGTTTCTCATCCTGAATTTTGATATACATAATCAGCTCTATGCAGCTGTTGCCGGTGGAGTAATCTGTGGTGCAGGAACGGGTATTATCCTCAGATCACGGGGATCGGGTGGAGGACTGGACATTGTAGCGATTATCCTGAATCAGAAATACAATTTTGGAGTAGGTAAATTTTATATGATCTACAATGCCCTGCTTTTTTCCTTCGTACTCACCCAGTATGAACCGGATCTGGTTATTGCCTCCATGATTGTAACCTTTATTCTCTCAATCGCTCTGGAACAGGTTCTGGCTCTCTTTAATCAACGTAAAATCGTCTATATTATCAGTGAATCACAAAATCCTATTGCCAAAATGATAACGGAAGAACTTCATCAAGGGGCCACTCTCATAAATGCCAAAGGTGCTTTTTCCGGAAATGACAAACAACTGGTGATGACCATTACCAATAACCTGCAACTCAAGAGACTTGAGGAAAAAATATTCACCATTGATCCCAATGCTCTGTTTATTGTCGAAAACAGTTTCAACGTCATTGGCTCAAGTTTCGGCAAAAGAAAAATTTATTGA
- a CDS encoding serine hydrolase: MKLFEKVFLFCVLQFFFSSFLVPAGLEAAKRERFDIIYILSKDLGRVLDYKEELETIFGPKVRKKLKIVGKGDKYAIIYDANDSARSVTKTLVEHGELLRKAGFDEAWATKDQGFHSLYNVSYGLGPNLNILIKKYKKLYSYLGKEVRKDLFIERTNYGNYTLIYRRRGDKYSTTKIAKHHGKLLRKKRIRVSVTVENNNTVVYGESSLINDKGDPNVIVGKKTVNTRKRITSHNKKRVKTASRKKKEPSVKAGKSPVFLASDNAFEKTIESYINNLRRKGKIAGDEATGWMVYDLASDKPIIDINADHAFQAASMIKPFVALAFFHQAKNGKFIYGPRSRRKMEAMIQRSNNAATNWIMRQVGGPAACERILKKYYGHIFKRTEITEYIPANGRTYKNKALPSDYVRFLRALWNKELPYGKEIRRLMALPGRDRLYHGTPIPQGTLVYNKTGSTAHLCGDMGILVPKTRNGGRYPYAIVGIIERRSRPANYGRWMDSRGKVIRQISTLVYKEMKKEHMLL, translated from the coding sequence ATGAAATTGTTTGAAAAAGTTTTTTTGTTCTGTGTGTTGCAATTTTTCTTTTCCTCTTTTCTGGTACCGGCAGGGCTTGAGGCCGCCAAAAGGGAGAGGTTCGACATTATTTATATCCTCTCAAAAGATCTTGGCAGAGTTCTCGATTATAAAGAAGAGCTGGAAACAATTTTCGGACCTAAGGTAAGAAAAAAGCTGAAAATTGTCGGTAAGGGCGACAAATATGCCATTATTTACGATGCCAATGATTCCGCAAGATCGGTTACAAAGACGCTGGTTGAGCATGGAGAGCTTTTGAGAAAGGCCGGTTTTGATGAGGCATGGGCAACGAAAGATCAGGGTTTTCACAGTCTCTACAATGTCAGCTATGGACTTGGGCCCAATTTGAATATCCTTATAAAAAAGTATAAGAAACTGTACTCCTACCTGGGGAAAGAAGTTCGAAAGGATCTGTTTATCGAAAGAACGAACTACGGAAATTATACCCTGATCTACAGACGGAGAGGAGACAAGTATTCGACCACGAAAATAGCTAAACATCATGGTAAGCTTCTCAGAAAAAAACGGATCAGGGTCTCCGTTACCGTGGAAAATAATAATACGGTCGTCTATGGTGAATCCAGTCTGATAAATGATAAAGGGGATCCCAATGTAATTGTAGGGAAAAAAACGGTTAATACCAGAAAAAGGATTACATCACACAACAAAAAAAGGGTTAAAACTGCTTCCAGAAAGAAAAAAGAACCTTCAGTGAAAGCTGGAAAATCCCCGGTTTTTCTGGCTTCAGACAATGCTTTTGAAAAAACCATTGAGTCTTATATTAACAACCTGCGGAGGAAAGGAAAGATAGCCGGAGACGAAGCTACAGGCTGGATGGTGTATGATCTGGCCAGTGACAAGCCCATTATTGATATCAATGCGGATCATGCCTTTCAGGCTGCAAGCATGATTAAGCCTTTTGTGGCCCTGGCTTTTTTTCACCAAGCCAAGAATGGAAAGTTTATTTATGGTCCCAGAAGCAGAAGAAAAATGGAGGCAATGATCCAGAGGAGTAATAATGCCGCAACGAACTGGATTATGCGTCAGGTCGGGGGACCTGCAGCATGTGAAAGGATTTTGAAAAAATACTATGGACATATTTTCAAAAGGACAGAAATTACTGAATATATTCCGGCAAACGGCAGAACCTATAAAAATAAAGCCCTCCCTTCCGACTATGTCAGATTTCTTCGAGCACTATGGAACAAGGAGCTTCCCTATGGAAAAGAAATCAGACGGTTGATGGCTTTGCCGGGACGTGATCGGTTATATCATGGTACACCCATTCCCCAGGGCACACTCGTCTATAATAAGACCGGTTCCACAGCTCATCTCTGTGGAGATATGGGTATTCTCGTACCGAAAACCAGGAATGGCGGCAGATATCCTTATGCAATAGTCGGCATTATTGAAAGACGTTCAAGACCTGCCAACTATGGACGCTGGATGGATTCAAGGGGCAAAGTGATCCGGCAGATATCCACCCTTGTGTATAAAGAGATGAAAAAAGAACATATGTTGCTGTAA